In one Polynucleobacter sp. JS-JIR-5-A7 genomic region, the following are encoded:
- the mtgA gene encoding monofunctional biosynthetic peptidoglycan transglycosylase — MRWIAYLVKCLLAGFVAMQVYFAVQIGLWISVDPSSTAFQRAERWRLCSWHWTCSVQSKWTPYDKISNNLKRAVLVSEDDIFFQHKGVRVEDMQKAWQKNQQQNQQKPQAGAKSKTVLRGGSTITQQLAKNLFLSSEQNYFRKGQELFITGLLELTLSKQRLFEIYLNSVEWGEGIFGIGAASEHYYATTPAGLDLDQAAALASALPAPKCFDKEKYCRKARIHFPTRQEFILENMGRVALAPIAQPKSSSKTAK; from the coding sequence ATGCGCTGGATTGCTTACCTAGTCAAATGTCTCTTGGCAGGTTTTGTAGCCATGCAGGTATATTTTGCCGTTCAGATCGGCCTATGGATTAGTGTAGATCCCAGCAGCACAGCCTTTCAGAGAGCGGAGCGCTGGCGCTTGTGTTCCTGGCATTGGACTTGTTCCGTGCAATCAAAGTGGACGCCTTACGATAAGATTTCAAACAATCTCAAACGTGCGGTTTTGGTTAGCGAAGACGACATCTTTTTTCAACACAAAGGGGTTCGTGTTGAAGACATGCAAAAAGCATGGCAAAAAAATCAACAGCAAAATCAGCAAAAACCTCAGGCGGGGGCTAAATCTAAAACCGTGCTGCGTGGTGGGTCAACCATTACTCAGCAGCTTGCAAAAAATTTATTCTTATCTTCCGAGCAAAATTATTTTCGTAAAGGGCAAGAGCTTTTCATTACCGGACTCTTAGAGCTGACGCTATCTAAACAGAGATTGTTTGAGATCTACCTTAATTCAGTAGAGTGGGGTGAAGGCATTTTTGGTATTGGGGCTGCTTCTGAGCACTATTACGCAACTACGCCAGCAGGACTAGATCTAGATCAGGCTGCGGCCCTAGCTTCCGCTTTGCCAGCACCCAAGTGTTTTGATAAAGAGAAATATTGCCGCAAGGCCAGGATCCACTTTCCAACCAGACAAGAATTTATTTTGGAGAATATGGGGCGTGTCGCTTTAGCGCCGATAGCTCAGCCCAAGAGTTCGTCTAAGACTGCTAAGTAG
- the corA gene encoding magnesium/cobalt transporter CorA, with the protein MINLFVLQNGRLSQEQVEDRNELLQYANPIWIDVVDPEEEELVWIKEAFGVLLPELDDLGDLEASARYFEADDGHLHIRTDFLLDEEETSRNVRVAFVLTKQVLFSIHDEDLPVFRLVRLRARLRPGSVSNAKDVLLDLYSTDAEYSADALEEVYENLEQAGKRVLSDSINDADAAEVLETIAKEEDTNGRIRRNVMDTRRALSFLMRSKLLSDEQQEEARQILRDIDSLENHTAFLFDKINFLMDATVGFINLNQSKIIKIFSVVSVALMPPTLLASIWGMNYKHMPELDATWGYPMAIGLMIISAIIPLGYFHSKGWMK; encoded by the coding sequence ATGATCAACTTGTTCGTCCTGCAAAATGGCCGCCTCTCTCAAGAGCAAGTGGAAGATCGCAATGAATTATTGCAATACGCTAATCCTATCTGGATTGACGTAGTTGATCCAGAGGAAGAAGAGCTCGTTTGGATTAAAGAGGCTTTTGGTGTGCTTTTGCCCGAGTTAGATGACTTGGGCGACCTAGAAGCCTCTGCTCGTTATTTTGAAGCGGATGACGGTCATCTCCATATCCGCACCGATTTTTTATTGGATGAAGAAGAGACTTCTCGCAACGTGCGTGTGGCGTTTGTGCTGACTAAGCAAGTGCTGTTCTCGATTCATGATGAAGATTTACCAGTATTCCGCTTAGTCCGTTTGCGTGCGCGTTTGCGCCCCGGCTCAGTCAGCAATGCAAAAGATGTCTTGCTTGACCTCTACTCCACGGATGCCGAGTATTCAGCCGACGCTTTGGAAGAGGTTTATGAAAACCTTGAGCAAGCAGGTAAGCGAGTGCTGTCTGATAGCATTAACGATGCCGATGCTGCAGAGGTTTTAGAGACGATTGCAAAGGAAGAGGATACCAACGGACGCATTCGTCGTAACGTGATGGATACCCGTAGAGCCCTGTCTTTCTTAATGCGCAGCAAGTTACTATCGGATGAGCAACAAGAGGAAGCGCGCCAAATTTTGCGTGATATTGACTCACTTGAAAACCATACAGCATTCCTATTCGACAAGATCAACTTCTTGATGGATGCGACAGTCGGTTTTATTAATTTGAATCAATCCAAAATTATCAAGATCTTCTCGGTGGTCTCCGTCGCTTTAATGCCACCTACTTTGCTGGCGAGTATTTGGGGTATGAACTACAAGCACATGCCTGAATTGGATGCGACTTGGGGTTATCCAATGGCAATCGGTTTGATGATTATTTCAGCGATTATTCCGCTGGGCTACTTCCATAGCAAAGGCTGGATGAAGTAA
- the tkt gene encoding transketolase — protein sequence MSNLQIRMANAIRALSMDAVQQANSGHPGMPMGMADIAVGLWNEHLKHNPTDPHWIDRDRFVLSNGHGSMLLYSLLHLSGYDLPIEELKNFRQLHSKTPGHPEYGITAGVETTTGPLGQGISNAVGMALAEKLLAEEFNRPGHNIIDHYTYVFLGDGCLMEGISHEVCSLAGTLKLNKLIALWDDNGISIDGKVVSWFNEDTPKRFEAYGWNVIRDVDGHDAEAVSKAIAQAKKSAKPTLICCKTAIGKGSPNMAGSDKVHGSPLGAAEIAETRVALNWPYPPFEIPKDIYAAWDFKKRGQTAEHEWNKEFQKYKIQFPELASELQRRMQGDLSKDFSATLNAYLKTCQSKAETIATRKASQNAIEALAPVLPEFMGGSADLTGSNLTNWPACNPVRGDQWGNHINYGVREFGMSAIMNGIALHGGYIPFGGTFLTFSDYSRNAIRMAALMKLRSIFVFTHDSIGLGEDGPTHQSVEHVASLRLIPNLMVWRPCDTTESAVAWGAAVERQNGPSALIFSRQNCPFVARNSQQIKDIARGGYVLRDPQSGKIDAVIIATGSEIALALQTAERLEKESAGKIGIRVVSMPSTTIFDQQDAVYKFKVLPANTPRIAVEAGVTDFWWKYGCAAVHGVDTFGESAPAAQLYEYFGLTVDQIAKTIKQCISKKSNK from the coding sequence ATGTCAAACCTTCAAATTCGTATGGCCAATGCCATTCGCGCCCTATCCATGGATGCAGTTCAACAGGCAAACTCAGGGCACCCTGGTATGCCGATGGGAATGGCAGATATTGCTGTTGGATTATGGAATGAACATTTAAAACACAATCCGACTGATCCCCACTGGATCGATCGCGATCGTTTTGTTTTATCTAATGGTCATGGATCGATGTTGTTGTATTCACTGTTGCATCTCTCTGGATATGACTTACCCATTGAAGAGTTAAAAAATTTCCGTCAGTTGCATAGTAAAACCCCAGGACATCCTGAGTATGGAATTACAGCCGGGGTAGAAACTACTACAGGTCCATTGGGCCAAGGTATTTCAAATGCGGTTGGCATGGCGCTTGCTGAAAAGTTACTGGCTGAAGAATTTAATCGTCCCGGTCACAACATCATCGATCACTACACTTATGTATTTTTAGGTGACGGTTGCTTGATGGAGGGTATCAGCCATGAAGTTTGTTCATTGGCTGGCACATTAAAGCTAAACAAGTTGATAGCACTTTGGGATGACAACGGTATCTCGATTGACGGCAAGGTGGTTTCTTGGTTTAACGAAGATACGCCAAAACGTTTCGAAGCTTATGGCTGGAATGTCATTCGTGATGTCGATGGTCATGATGCGGAAGCAGTTTCGAAGGCGATTGCTCAGGCTAAAAAGAGTGCTAAGCCAACCCTGATCTGCTGCAAGACAGCGATCGGCAAGGGTTCTCCTAATATGGCTGGTAGCGATAAAGTGCATGGTTCGCCACTAGGCGCTGCTGAAATCGCTGAGACTCGCGTGGCCTTGAATTGGCCCTATCCACCATTTGAAATTCCAAAAGATATTTATGCTGCTTGGGATTTTAAAAAGCGTGGCCAAACTGCTGAACACGAATGGAATAAAGAATTCCAGAAATACAAAATCCAATTTCCAGAACTTGCTTCTGAATTACAGCGCCGTATGCAAGGCGATTTGTCAAAAGACTTTTCAGCCACACTCAATGCGTATTTAAAAACTTGCCAATCTAAAGCAGAAACGATTGCTACTCGTAAAGCGAGTCAAAATGCGATTGAAGCTTTAGCCCCCGTTTTGCCAGAATTTATGGGCGGTTCCGCAGACTTAACCGGTTCAAACTTAACTAATTGGCCTGCATGCAATCCTGTACGTGGCGATCAATGGGGTAATCACATTAACTATGGTGTGCGTGAGTTTGGTATGAGCGCCATCATGAACGGGATTGCCTTGCATGGCGGTTATATCCCATTCGGGGGCACCTTTTTAACCTTCTCTGATTACAGTCGTAATGCTATTCGTATGGCTGCTTTGATGAAGTTACGTAGCATCTTTGTCTTCACCCATGACTCAATTGGTCTAGGAGAAGATGGCCCAACCCATCAATCTGTGGAGCACGTTGCTAGCCTACGTCTGATTCCTAACCTGATGGTTTGGCGTCCTTGTGACACTACCGAGAGCGCTGTTGCTTGGGGCGCGGCGGTTGAACGTCAGAATGGTCCGAGCGCTTTGATCTTTAGTCGTCAAAACTGCCCATTTGTTGCTCGTAACAGCCAGCAGATTAAAGACATTGCACGTGGTGGCTATGTATTGCGTGATCCTCAATCAGGAAAGATCGATGCAGTCATTATTGCTACTGGTTCTGAAATTGCACTTGCATTGCAAACAGCCGAACGTTTAGAAAAAGAGAGTGCTGGAAAAATCGGTATTCGAGTCGTTTCGATGCCTTCGACCACAATATTTGATCAGCAAGATGCTGTCTATAAATTTAAAGTATTGCCGGCCAATACCCCACGCATCGCTGTTGAGGCAGGCGTAACGGATTTCTGGTGGAAGTATGGTTGCGCAGCCGTGCATGGTGTTGATACCTTTGGTGAGTCAGCACCTGCTGCTCAGCTGTATGAATATTTTGGTTTAACGGTCGATCAAATTGCAAAGACTATTAAGCAATGCATCTCGAAGAAATCAAATAAATAA
- a CDS encoding barstar family protein: MNNRSENTNLASFEEHSRAESWDSNDRLETESSAANIYAQGGLSRLQTYAANQVSGKKVTASWRAALAVRDAGPPAMLRSVRTNIVQSIRAFRTPDLQEAATELGQHFIYANCVNAMTKSEVLEAIAIAYTFTKQQAKNFDPLLDALTTTTDKAGQQPGFVVVLEGLPCTQKFDKEARETLLDVFRDAVDYWAERRTPYRVFYSFA, from the coding sequence ATGAATAATCGCTCTGAAAATACCAATCTAGCAAGCTTCGAAGAACATAGCCGCGCTGAAAGTTGGGATAGCAATGATCGACTCGAGACCGAATCGTCTGCTGCCAATATTTATGCCCAAGGCGGTTTATCTCGTTTACAAACCTATGCAGCAAATCAAGTTTCGGGGAAAAAAGTGACAGCTTCTTGGCGTGCCGCTTTGGCCGTTCGTGATGCCGGACCGCCGGCCATGTTGCGCAGTGTGCGCACTAATATCGTGCAATCTATTCGTGCTTTCCGTACACCAGATTTACAGGAAGCCGCTACAGAGCTCGGTCAACATTTCATTTATGCCAATTGCGTCAATGCAATGACAAAGAGTGAGGTTCTAGAAGCAATTGCCATTGCTTACACCTTTACTAAGCAACAAGCAAAAAACTTTGACCCTCTATTGGATGCGTTGACCACAACTACAGATAAGGCAGGTCAACAACCTGGATTTGTAGTGGTGCTCGAAGGTTTACCTTGCACTCAAAAGTTTGATAAAGAAGCACGCGAGACTCTGTTAGATGTCTTCCGTGATGCCGTAGATTATTGGGCTGAGCGTCGCACACCATATCGGGTTTTCTACTCTTTTGCTTAA
- a CDS encoding 16S rRNA (uracil(1498)-N(3))-methyltransferase, whose product MPQFYLPGPWESQKPTLLTSEVCHHLRVRRVQVGESFPIFDGKGQIAKAELLSFSGKSGLAQLSDIRTDTHRETPYAITLAQGLAGGDKMDWIVEKAIETGAQIIAPLQCERSILKLTRSSDQDRVQKRLTHWSGIIQAACEQCDRTVLAQLEPIQNFATYLKASSKPALKLLLSPDASKSLYSVLIEKEPQDIVLMIGPEGGHSPEEEAQAEAAGYQIVSLGERVLRTETAGLVAITAVHSIWNPEMQNRLK is encoded by the coding sequence ATGCCTCAATTTTATCTTCCCGGACCATGGGAATCCCAAAAGCCCACCCTCCTCACCTCTGAGGTTTGCCACCATTTACGGGTTCGGCGCGTTCAGGTTGGGGAATCATTTCCCATATTTGATGGAAAAGGGCAAATCGCTAAGGCAGAGCTCCTTTCCTTCAGTGGAAAAAGCGGTTTAGCCCAACTGAGCGATATCCGCACTGATACCCACCGCGAGACCCCATATGCAATTACTTTGGCCCAAGGCTTGGCAGGCGGTGACAAAATGGATTGGATTGTTGAAAAAGCCATAGAAACAGGTGCCCAAATCATCGCGCCATTACAGTGTGAACGCTCCATTCTCAAACTGACCCGCTCAAGTGACCAGGATCGCGTCCAAAAGCGTTTAACCCATTGGAGTGGGATTATTCAAGCTGCTTGTGAGCAATGTGACAGAACAGTATTGGCGCAGCTTGAACCTATCCAAAATTTTGCAACTTACCTCAAAGCAAGTTCAAAGCCTGCACTCAAACTTCTCCTGAGTCCGGATGCTAGCAAAAGCCTCTACTCCGTTTTAATAGAAAAGGAGCCCCAAGATATTGTTCTCATGATCGGACCAGAGGGTGGTCACTCACCAGAAGAGGAAGCGCAAGCTGAAGCCGCGGGGTACCAAATTGTTTCTTTAGGAGAGCGCGTATTGCGCACTGAAACCGCAGGCCTTGTAGCCATTACAGCGGTACACAGCATTTGGAATCCTGAAATGCAAAATCGCCTCAAATAG
- a CDS encoding NADP-dependent malic enzyme — translation MSIENSKEQQIAALREAALQYHEFPVPGKIEIAPTKQLTNQRDLALAYTPGVAAPCEEIVKDPANAFKYTARGNLVGVITNGTAVLGLGNIGPLASKPVMEGKAVLFKKFAGIDVFDIEVNENDPEKLVEIIAALEPTFGGINLEDIKAPDCFIVERKLQARMKIPVFHDDQHGTAIVVAAAIINGLKVVGKDVSNVKLVTSGAGAAALACLDLLVDLGIPRKNIWVTDLAGVAYKGRKELMDPEKEPFCQETDLRTLDQVIAGADIFLGLSAGGVLKQDMVKKMADKPLIYALANPTPEILPEEVKAVRPDAVMATGRTDYPNQVNNVLCFPFIFRGALDVGATTITRGMEVAAVKAVAELAQAEQSEVVASVYGIENLSFGPEYLIPKPFDPRLITVIAPAVAKAAMDDGVALRPIKDFDAYRNQLQQFVYHSGTLMKPLFSIAKRVPANQKRIVFAEGEDERVLRAVQIIIDEHLATPILIGRPEVIEHRIEKFGLRMKTGDDFEIVNPERDSRFRDFWQTYLGLTERKGVTESFAKLEMRRRHTLIGSMMIAKGMADGMICGTIGNAATHLKYVDEVVGREPGANVYGAMSGLILPGRQVFLVDTHINLDPTAEELAELTLMAASEMRKLGLIPKVALLSHSNFGSSNAPSAIKMREVLALIQKADPTLEVDGEMHGDSALDETIRAGTVTSSPLKGDANLLVLPNIDAANISYNLLKTAAGNGIAIGPLLLGVAKPIHILTPAATVRRIVNVTTLAVVEAASNARGIS, via the coding sequence ATGAGCATAGAAAATAGTAAAGAGCAACAAATTGCAGCTTTAAGAGAAGCTGCCCTTCAGTACCACGAGTTTCCAGTTCCTGGAAAGATCGAGATTGCTCCAACTAAGCAACTGACTAATCAACGCGATTTAGCGCTTGCCTATACTCCTGGCGTCGCAGCCCCTTGCGAAGAAATTGTGAAGGACCCAGCCAATGCTTTTAAGTACACCGCCCGTGGAAATTTGGTTGGCGTGATTACAAACGGTACCGCTGTTTTGGGTTTGGGAAATATCGGACCATTGGCAAGTAAGCCAGTGATGGAAGGTAAAGCCGTTCTCTTTAAGAAATTTGCTGGCATTGATGTTTTCGATATCGAAGTCAATGAAAATGATCCAGAAAAATTAGTCGAAATTATTGCGGCACTTGAGCCTACTTTTGGTGGCATCAATTTAGAAGATATCAAAGCTCCAGATTGCTTTATTGTCGAGCGCAAGCTGCAAGCTCGTATGAAGATTCCAGTCTTTCATGATGATCAGCACGGTACTGCGATCGTAGTTGCAGCCGCGATTATCAATGGTTTGAAGGTGGTTGGAAAAGACGTTAGCAATGTGAAGTTAGTTACCTCTGGTGCTGGCGCAGCTGCATTGGCTTGCTTAGATCTGTTGGTGGATCTTGGCATTCCTCGTAAAAATATCTGGGTAACTGACCTTGCTGGTGTTGCTTACAAAGGCCGTAAAGAATTAATGGATCCTGAGAAGGAGCCTTTCTGCCAAGAGACTGATTTGCGTACTCTCGATCAAGTGATTGCTGGCGCAGATATTTTCTTAGGTCTATCTGCTGGTGGTGTATTGAAGCAAGACATGGTGAAGAAGATGGCCGACAAGCCATTGATTTACGCCTTAGCAAATCCAACCCCAGAAATCTTGCCTGAAGAAGTAAAAGCAGTTCGTCCTGATGCGGTGATGGCAACGGGCCGTACTGACTATCCAAATCAAGTCAATAACGTTTTGTGCTTTCCATTTATTTTCCGTGGCGCACTCGATGTTGGCGCTACTACCATTACTCGCGGTATGGAAGTAGCGGCCGTAAAAGCCGTTGCAGAGCTTGCCCAAGCTGAGCAAAGCGAAGTGGTGGCATCGGTTTACGGAATCGAGAATCTTTCTTTTGGTCCTGAGTATTTGATTCCAAAACCATTTGATCCGCGCTTGATTACCGTCATCGCTCCCGCTGTGGCTAAGGCTGCAATGGATGACGGCGTTGCTTTACGTCCGATTAAAGATTTTGATGCGTATCGCAATCAGCTACAACAATTTGTATATCACTCCGGTACTTTGATGAAACCGCTCTTTAGTATTGCGAAGAGAGTTCCAGCAAATCAAAAACGCATTGTCTTTGCCGAAGGTGAGGATGAGCGTGTATTGCGTGCCGTACAAATTATCATCGACGAGCACTTAGCTACCCCAATTCTGATTGGTCGCCCCGAGGTGATTGAACATCGTATTGAGAAGTTCGGCCTGCGGATGAAGACGGGCGATGATTTTGAGATTGTGAATCCAGAGCGTGATTCACGCTTTCGTGACTTCTGGCAAACCTATCTTGGTTTGACTGAGCGTAAGGGTGTCACAGAGTCATTTGCTAAATTAGAAATGCGCCGCCGTCATACTTTAATTGGCTCCATGATGATTGCTAAGGGAATGGCTGACGGCATGATTTGTGGAACGATTGGTAATGCAGCTACTCATCTGAAGTATGTTGATGAAGTAGTTGGTCGTGAGCCAGGTGCAAACGTCTATGGAGCAATGTCTGGATTAATTCTTCCAGGTCGCCAAGTGTTCTTGGTAGATACGCATATCAATCTAGATCCAACTGCCGAAGAATTGGCAGAATTGACTTTGATGGCCGCTAGCGAAATGCGTAAGTTGGGTTTAATTCCTAAAGTGGCATTACTCTCACACTCAAACTTTGGATCTAGTAATGCGCCATCTGCAATCAAAATGCGCGAAGTCTTGGCTTTAATTCAAAAGGCAGATCCCACCTTAGAGGTTGATGGTGAGATGCATGGAGATAGTGCTTTAGATGAAACCATTCGCGCTGGCACAGTGACTTCATCGCCATTAAAAGGCGATGCCAACTTGTTAGTTCTGCCAAATATTGACGCTGCCAACATTTCTTACAACTTGTTAAAAACAGCTGCAGGTAATGGCATTGCTATCGGTCCTCTGTTGCTTGGGGTTGCTAAACCAATTCATATTTTGACGCCAGCAGCGACGGTTCGTAGGATTGTGAATGTGACTACTTTGGCTGTGGTTGAGGCTGCCAGTAACGCAAGAGGCATCTCCTAA
- the pyrF gene encoding orotidine-5'-phosphate decarboxylase: MNPRSNTFHQQLQSAWASQGSMLCVGFDPDPKRLPPSLQGKPAGIFEFCRDIADATADLVCAFKPQFAYFASQRAEDQLEKLVRHLKDKYPHIPVILDSKRGDIGSTADHYALEAFERYGADAITVNPYMGFDTIEPYLKHAGKGVIVLCRTSNPGGSDLQFLNVSPNGEPLYLHVAKLAATHWNRSGQIGLVVGATFPEEIAKVRAIVGEMPLLIPGIGAQGGDIEATVKAGSIPGKPGTGMIINSSRAILYASSGNDFAQAARNVAQSTRDALRAAT, encoded by the coding sequence ATGAACCCTCGCTCAAATACCTTTCACCAGCAACTCCAGTCTGCATGGGCTTCCCAAGGCAGCATGCTGTGTGTTGGTTTTGACCCAGACCCCAAGCGCTTACCCCCATCCCTGCAAGGGAAACCTGCGGGGATCTTTGAGTTCTGTCGCGATATCGCTGATGCCACTGCAGATTTGGTCTGCGCCTTCAAGCCTCAGTTTGCCTACTTTGCCTCACAACGCGCTGAAGACCAACTAGAAAAACTGGTACGTCACCTCAAAGACAAATACCCCCATATTCCTGTCATCCTCGATTCCAAGCGTGGTGATATTGGCAGTACCGCAGACCACTACGCTCTAGAGGCCTTTGAGCGCTATGGTGCGGATGCCATCACCGTCAATCCCTATATGGGCTTTGACACGATTGAGCCCTATCTAAAACATGCTGGTAAAGGTGTCATTGTCCTGTGTCGCACTTCTAATCCAGGTGGCTCAGATTTACAGTTCTTAAATGTTTCCCCAAATGGGGAGCCTTTGTATCTCCATGTAGCCAAACTTGCAGCCACTCATTGGAATCGCTCGGGTCAAATTGGTCTTGTTGTGGGCGCAACCTTCCCAGAAGAGATCGCAAAGGTACGAGCAATTGTGGGGGAGATGCCTTTACTCATCCCCGGCATCGGAGCCCAAGGTGGAGATATTGAAGCCACCGTTAAAGCGGGCAGTATTCCAGGCAAACCTGGAACAGGCATGATCATTAATTCTTCAAGAGCCATTCTGTATGCAAGCTCTGGAAATGATTTTGCGCAGGCTGCACGAAACGTGGCACAGTCCACGCGTGATGCGTTAAGAGCGGCTACTTAG
- a CDS encoding phosphatidylglycerophosphatase A produces MTDQNPSVVKPGFQWMLQSPSRTLAFGFGSGLSRVAPGTAGTLWAWASFLIAEHFLTIEHFLWITGGGILLGCWICGHVSEELGKKDFGGIVWDEMMAFWLVLLFITPTSIWMQILAFALFRYFDAAKPGPIGMIDRHFKTLENTDTPSHFLQLLWRGFGIMVDDLAAAFFTLLVITLLQVVSTQMGWI; encoded by the coding sequence ATGACTGATCAGAATCCATCAGTTGTGAAGCCTGGTTTCCAGTGGATGCTTCAGAGCCCAAGTCGCACTCTAGCCTTTGGCTTTGGTAGCGGTCTAAGCCGGGTAGCGCCTGGCACTGCAGGCACTCTCTGGGCCTGGGCAAGCTTTTTGATTGCTGAGCATTTCCTCACCATAGAACATTTTCTATGGATCACTGGTGGCGGTATTTTGTTGGGCTGTTGGATCTGTGGCCATGTCAGTGAAGAGTTAGGTAAGAAAGATTTTGGCGGTATTGTTTGGGATGAAATGATGGCTTTTTGGTTGGTGCTGTTATTCATTACACCGACCAGTATTTGGATGCAGATCCTTGCGTTCGCTCTCTTTAGATATTTCGATGCTGCTAAACCGGGTCCTATCGGCATGATTGATCGCCACTTTAAAACGCTCGAGAATACCGATACCCCTTCACACTTCCTGCAACTCCTGTGGCGTGGGTTTGGCATCATGGTGGATGATCTTGCGGCAGCTTTCTTCACACTCTTGGTGATTACTCTCTTGCAAGTAGTCAGCACTCAAATGGGTTGGATTTAA
- a CDS encoding CinA family protein, with amino-acid sequence MHSLDTVQTLAEILRSRNWKMTVAESCTGGLVCATLTELAGSSEWFERGYITYSNQAKEESLGVPAELIQSFGAVSEEVAKAMAKGAQLNADVNAAISITGIAGPSGGSAEKPVGTVCFGWAIQNEAGENRVLTKTMHFAGDRQAIREQSCNYVLSELAKLLEN; translated from the coding sequence ATGCATTCACTCGATACCGTCCAAACCTTGGCAGAAATTTTGCGCTCGAGAAATTGGAAAATGACGGTTGCAGAGTCTTGTACTGGGGGCTTGGTCTGCGCCACTCTCACTGAATTAGCGGGCTCAAGCGAATGGTTTGAGCGGGGCTACATCACTTACAGTAACCAAGCCAAAGAAGAATCCTTGGGGGTGCCGGCAGAGCTTATTCAAAGCTTTGGAGCAGTGAGCGAGGAAGTTGCTAAAGCGATGGCTAAAGGCGCTCAGCTGAATGCAGATGTCAATGCCGCCATCTCAATTACCGGTATTGCAGGTCCCAGCGGTGGCTCAGCAGAAAAACCTGTGGGAACAGTATGCTTTGGCTGGGCTATTCAAAATGAAGCTGGTGAAAATAGAGTGCTTACAAAAACGATGCACTTTGCTGGAGACCGCCAAGCGATTCGGGAACAATCTTGCAATTACGTACTGAGCGAATTGGCAAAGCTACTCGAGAATTAA
- the thiL gene encoding thiamine-phosphate kinase has protein sequence MHSQSGPIGEFDLIERFFKTASASNASNTTLSLGIGDDCALIKLLPGEELAITSDMLVAGRHFFADADPEKLGGKALAVNLSDLAAMGAKPLGFTLAIALPEVDTKWLEAFSKGLFAFANQFSCPLIGGDTSAGPLTISITAFGSIPTGKAILRSGAKIDDEIWVSGTVGDARLTLAALRHEITLSESDLKAIDHRMHQPTPRVGLGMALREVASAALDVSDGLLGDLKHILKQSQLDAEIILEQLPISATLQKQSKAIQNQFAASGGDDYELCFTAPSSKRDVILNISTELKLPLTCIGRITSMKNSSTQIRIQGTDGKLLSDADTAALLHSFDHFAK, from the coding sequence ATGCATTCTCAATCCGGCCCAATCGGCGAATTCGATCTCATTGAACGTTTTTTTAAAACGGCTAGTGCCTCAAACGCTTCAAATACGACCCTCAGTTTGGGCATTGGGGATGATTGCGCACTCATCAAACTCCTGCCAGGCGAAGAACTTGCTATTACCAGCGATATGTTGGTTGCGGGTAGACATTTTTTTGCCGATGCTGACCCTGAGAAATTAGGCGGCAAAGCCTTAGCAGTCAATCTTTCTGACCTTGCCGCAATGGGTGCTAAGCCACTGGGGTTTACATTGGCCATTGCCTTGCCTGAGGTTGATACAAAATGGCTGGAAGCATTCTCTAAGGGCTTATTTGCGTTCGCAAATCAATTTTCTTGCCCCCTCATCGGTGGCGACACTAGTGCTGGCCCCCTCACCATTTCGATTACTGCATTTGGTAGCATTCCCACTGGAAAAGCCATTCTTAGATCAGGGGCAAAGATTGATGATGAGATTTGGGTTTCAGGAACTGTTGGCGATGCAAGACTCACTCTTGCTGCACTGCGTCATGAAATCACGCTCTCGGAAAGCGACTTAAAAGCAATTGACCATCGCATGCATCAACCCACACCCAGAGTTGGGCTTGGTATGGCACTAAGGGAAGTGGCAAGTGCCGCCTTAGATGTATCGGATGGCTTACTTGGTGATCTAAAGCACATCCTGAAACAATCACAGCTTGATGCAGAAATTATTTTGGAGCAACTTCCAATATCAGCCACATTGCAAAAACAAAGTAAAGCAATACAAAACCAATTTGCTGCCAGCGGTGGTGATGATTATGAACTTTGCTTCACTGCACCTAGTAGCAAACGTGATGTGATTCTCAATATCAGCACAGAACTCAAACTTCCCCTCACATGTATTGGCCGCATTACGTCCATGAAAAATAGTAGTACCCAGATTCGCATCCAGGGAACTGATGGTAAGTTACTCAGTGATGCGGATACCGCTGCACTACTCCACTCTTTTGACCACTTCGCAAAATGA